A single genomic interval of Apteryx mantelli isolate bAptMan1 chromosome 21, bAptMan1.hap1, whole genome shotgun sequence harbors:
- the NACC2 gene encoding nucleus accumbens-associated protein 2: protein MSQMLHIEIPNFGNTVLGCLNEQRLLGLYCDVSIVVKGQAFKAHRAVLAASSLYFRDLFSGNSKNAFELPGTVPPACFQQILSFCYTGKLTMAASEQLVVMYTAGFLQIQHIVEKGTDLMFKVSSPHCDSQTAMIEDPSSEPQSPCTQLQAASAPYVMSPSMPIPLLTRVKHESLELQATAGLPAKRPLEAGARDTGPGPAAGPLKLSRVSYYGVPNLATLLPTVQQVQYSQGERTSPGASSLPTTDSPTSYHNEEDEEDDEAYDTMVEEQYGQMYIKSSGGYSVAQEKPEQIPLENRSCVLIRRDLVALPASLISQIGYRCHPKLYSEGDPGEKLELVAGSGVYITRGQLMNCHLCAGVKHKVLLRRLLATFFDRNTLANSCGTGIRSSTSDPSRKPLDSRVLNAVKLYCQNFAPSFKESEMNVIAADMCTNARRVRKRWLPKIKSMLPEGMEMYRTVMGSSTNSVPLDPEFQPNTAQVFEQRIYAERRSESGTIVALRTNTVNVDLSNGSNQSFEQSEDAEGAGSVIQEAAATDAMASDTQSTPQPFEQGSGSTSRPETPVRRQDGTYGGTL from the exons ATGTCGCAGATGTTGCACATAGAGATTCCCAACTTTGGGAACACCGTCCTGGGCTGCCTCAACGAgcagcggctgctggggctctACTGCGACGTCTCCATCGTGGTCAAGGGCCAGGCCTTCAAGGCGCACCGGGCGGTGCTGGCCGCCAGCAGCCTCTACTTCCGAGACTTGTTCAGCGGCAACAGCAAAAATGCCTTCGAGCTGCCGGGTACCGTGCCGCCGGCATGCTTCCAGCAGATCCTCTCCTTCTGCTACACCGGGAAGCTCACCATGGCGGCGAGCGAGCAGCTGGTGGTGATGTACACCGCCGGCTTCCTGCAGATCCAGCACATCGTGGAGAAAGGGACGGACCTGATGTTCAAAGTGAGCTCCCCGCACTGTGACTCGCAAACGGCCATGATCGAAGACCCCAGCTCGGAGCCGCAGAGCCCCTGCACCCAGCTGCAGGCCGCCTCGGCGCCCTACGTCATGTCCCCCTCCATGCCCATCCCGCTCCTCACCCGCGTCAAGCACGAGAGCCTCGAGCTGCAGGCCACCGCCGGGCTCCCCGCCAAGCGGCCGCTGGAGGCCGGCGCCCGGgacaccggccccggccccgccgccggccccctcaAGCTCTCGCGCGTCTCCTACTACGGCGTGCCCAACCTGGCCACCCTGCTGCCCACCGTGCAGCAGGTGCAGTACTCGCAGGGCGAGCGGaccagccccggcgccagcagccTCCCCACCACCGACAGCCCCACCTCCTACCACaacgaggaggacgaggaggacgacGAGGCTTACGACACCATGGTGGAGGAGCAGTACGGGCAGATGTACATCAAGTCCTCGGGAGGATACTCTG ttgcTCAAGAAAAGCCAGAGCAGATTCCACTAGAGAATCGTTCCTGCGTCCTCATACGACGGGATCTAGTCGCTCTCCCAGCCAGTCTCATCAGTCAAATCGGATATCGTTGTCACCCAAAACTCTACTCGGAGGGAGATCCTGGAGAAAAACTTGAGCTCGTCGCAG GCTCGGGCGTTTACATCACCCGGGGGCAGCTGATGAATTGCCACCTGTGTGCTGGGGTCAAGCATAAGGTTCTTCTGAGACGTCTCCTGGCCACTTTCTTTGATCG GAACACGCTCGCCAACAGCTGCGGGACGGGGATCCGGTCGTCCACGAGCGACCCCAGCCGGAAGCCCCTGGACAGCAGGGTCCTCAACGCCGTGAAAC TGTATTGTCAGAATTTTGCCCCAAGCTTTAAGGAAAGCGAGATGAATGTTATAGCAGCCGATATGTGCACCAACGCCCGCCGAGTCCGCAAGCGCTGGCTTCCGAAGATTAAGTCCATGCTGCCGGAAGGGATGGAGATGTACCGCACGGTCATGGGCTCCAGCACAAACAGTGTCCCCCTGGATCCCGAGTTCCAGCCCAACACTGCTCAGGTCTTTGAGCAGCGCATCTATGCAGAACGGAGGAGCGAGTCAGGAACTATAGTAGCTCTGAGAACTAACACAGTAAACGTAGATCTAAGCAATGGCTCCAACCAGTCCTTTGAACAGAGTGAGGATGCCGAAGGGGCTGGCTCTGTTATACAAGAGGCAGCTGCCACGGATGCGATGGCATCGGATACCCAAAGCACTCCACAACCTTTCGAACAAGGTTCGGGCTCCACTAGCCGGCCAGAAACTCCAGTGAGAAGACAAGATGGTACTTACGGAGGGACTTTATAA